A genome region from Flavobacterium sp. CFS9 includes the following:
- a CDS encoding sugar MFS transporter: MKNIGIKISLYLNYFVFAILLNSVGIVILKSQKNYGVDEVQASILEAFKDMPIAIVSFFIASFLPRIGYRKSMLIGLGLVTLACISMYFGNSFDNAKILFATVGVSFALIKVSVYSLIGTVTETKKEHNALMSSIEGFFMVGIALAYFLFPAFNDENDPNSWLNVYWLLAGLSFLSFMFLLFVKFEEKEAAAGADLRDDFMQMFRLMAKLLTVIFVISVFLFVMIEQGILSWLPTFNTKVLHLPENISIMMASILAISLAAGRMIAGIVTKKVGWIWVLSFCILSAMLIVVFVLPKTVGLEVKSINTFADIPLIGFAFPLIGLFIAPIYPLLNSIVLSALPKNLQSSMTGLIVIFSALGGTLGSRITGWLFKNEGPEKAFYFTLIPMSLLLVSFFILKKITAKDEI; this comes from the coding sequence ATGAAAAACATAGGAATCAAAATCTCACTTTACCTTAATTATTTTGTCTTCGCTATTCTGCTGAATAGCGTGGGCATTGTGATTTTGAAATCGCAGAAAAATTATGGAGTAGATGAAGTTCAGGCGAGTATTTTAGAAGCGTTTAAGGACATGCCTATTGCGATTGTTTCCTTTTTTATAGCCTCTTTTTTGCCCAGAATCGGATATCGAAAATCCATGCTGATTGGTTTGGGACTGGTTACTCTGGCTTGTATTTCTATGTATTTTGGAAATTCATTCGACAATGCTAAAATTCTCTTTGCAACAGTAGGAGTTTCGTTTGCCTTGATTAAAGTTTCGGTTTACTCCTTAATTGGTACCGTGACCGAAACCAAAAAAGAACACAACGCTTTAATGAGCAGTATCGAAGGTTTTTTTATGGTTGGAATTGCACTGGCTTATTTTTTATTTCCTGCCTTTAATGATGAAAACGATCCAAATTCATGGTTAAATGTATATTGGTTATTGGCAGGATTATCTTTTTTGTCCTTTATGTTTTTATTGTTTGTGAAGTTTGAAGAAAAAGAAGCAGCAGCAGGAGCAGACCTCAGAGACGATTTCATGCAGATGTTCCGTTTAATGGCGAAATTGTTAACGGTTATTTTTGTCATCAGTGTCTTTTTGTTTGTGATGATTGAGCAGGGAATACTTTCGTGGCTGCCTACATTCAATACCAAAGTGCTTCATCTGCCGGAAAATATAAGCATCATGATGGCTAGTATTTTGGCCATTTCACTGGCAGCCGGAAGGATGATTGCGGGAATTGTCACTAAAAAAGTGGGCTGGATCTGGGTGCTGAGTTTCTGTATTCTTTCGGCCATGCTGATTGTGGTTTTTGTACTTCCAAAAACCGTCGGATTAGAAGTAAAAAGTATCAATACCTTCGCAGATATACCCTTAATTGGTTTCGCATTTCCTCTAATCGGATTGTTTATTGCGCCGATTTATCCGCTGTTAAATTCCATTGTATTAAGTGCTCTGCCTAAAAACCTGCAAAGTTCGATGACAGGATTAATTGTGATTTTTTCGGCTCTTGGCGGCACCTTAGGCTCCAGAATAACAGGCTGGCTGTTTAAAAATGAAGGGCCCGAAAAGGCATTTTATTTTACATTAATTCCAATGTCTTTATTATTAGTGTCCTTTTTTATTCTTAAAAAAATAACTGCAAAAGATGAAATTTAA
- a CDS encoding TolC family protein encodes MKRIVLIFLCTIGLSASAQVTRLTLKDALTYALQNKADAKKAKLQVENSEYKIQEIRSRALPQISANGNLTHNPIIQTTVIDGAGFGAPGTTIQAAFGQKWVSTAGVSLTQAIFDQSVFTGLRAARSTREFYQINDQLTEEQVIERVANNYYSVYVQKERLTLLDSNYVNTTKVRDIVKGQFDNGLAKKIDLDRIIVKMSNIDTERQQIKNQITLQENALKFYMGMPIDTQIDMPKEEFEVVPASLTEQPNTENRTEYLLLKKQQELLVFNKKAVEAGYYPTLSLTAGYNYIGQGPQMPWFAKPSQGVYWSDFSAIALNLHVPIFTGFGTRAKVRQADVELRSLEEDIKDTKLSLDLDYKNAMAQIDNNLVTITNQKENMRLATEILSNTKNNYLQGLASLTDLLDAENASLEAQNNYTRAILNYKIAEVALIKSKGELKTLIK; translated from the coding sequence ATGAAACGAATAGTTCTCATTTTTTTGTGTACAATAGGTCTGTCGGCCAGTGCACAAGTCACACGTTTAACCCTAAAAGACGCGCTTACTTATGCGCTTCAAAATAAAGCCGATGCTAAAAAGGCGAAACTTCAGGTTGAAAACAGTGAATACAAAATACAGGAAATACGCTCAAGAGCTTTGCCTCAAATTTCGGCAAACGGAAATTTAACACACAATCCGATCATTCAGACTACGGTAATTGATGGTGCAGGATTTGGTGCTCCGGGGACAACTATTCAGGCAGCATTTGGTCAGAAATGGGTTTCGACTGCCGGAGTTTCTTTAACACAGGCTATTTTTGATCAGTCTGTTTTTACAGGATTAAGAGCAGCAAGATCTACCCGTGAATTCTATCAAATCAACGATCAGTTAACAGAAGAGCAGGTTATTGAAAGAGTAGCTAATAACTACTATTCTGTTTACGTACAAAAAGAAAGGCTTACTTTATTAGACAGTAATTATGTTAATACTACTAAAGTTCGTGATATCGTAAAAGGACAGTTTGATAACGGTTTGGCTAAGAAGATTGATTTAGATCGTATCATCGTAAAAATGTCAAACATTGATACCGAACGTCAGCAAATTAAAAATCAGATTACGTTACAGGAAAATGCGTTGAAGTTTTATATGGGAATGCCAATTGATACTCAAATTGACATGCCAAAAGAAGAATTTGAAGTGGTTCCTGCTTCCTTAACGGAACAGCCTAATACGGAAAACAGAACAGAGTACCTGCTTTTGAAAAAACAACAAGAGCTTCTGGTATTCAATAAAAAAGCAGTTGAAGCAGGATATTACCCAACACTTTCCTTAACAGCAGGGTATAACTACATTGGTCAGGGACCTCAGATGCCTTGGTTTGCAAAACCTTCTCAGGGAGTATACTGGTCAGATTTCTCTGCAATTGCGTTAAACCTGCACGTACCAATCTTTACCGGATTCGGAACTCGTGCAAAAGTAAGACAGGCAGATGTTGAGTTAAGATCGCTTGAGGAAGATATCAAGGATACCAAACTTTCGCTTGATCTGGATTATAAAAATGCGATGGCACAAATCGATAACAACCTTGTGACAATCACTAATCAGAAAGAAAATATGCGCTTAGCGACAGAAATCTTAAGCAATACAAAAAACAATTATCTTCAGGGGTTAGCTTCTCTAACAGACTTATTAGATGCAGAAAACGCATCACTTGAAGCACAAAATAATTATACCAGAGCCATTTTAAATTATAAAATAGCTGAAGTAGCATTAATCAAATCAAAAGGCGAACTTAAAACTCTTATTAAATAA
- a CDS encoding polyprenyl synthetase family protein, whose translation MHDISQYQDFFIHYLKNQSIRKEPKNLYAPIEYILGLGGKRIRPVLTLMAAEVFNTPYTTALPAAMAVEVFHNFSLVHDDIMDDAPLRRGQETVHEKWDLNTGILSGDAMLILAYQYFEQYEPIVFRNLAKLFSKTALEVCEGQQWDVDFEKRNDVTIPEYLKMIEYKTAVLVAAAMKMGAIVAKTSEKEGDLIYDFGLNLGLAFQLQDDYLDAFGDPETFGKQVGGDIIENKKTYLYLKAREFSSPEKTAELEELFGQQLEDNTHKIETVKAIFNESGASKATQDAIEMYTLKAFETLDRMELTSEKRNILRTFGENLMGRRV comes from the coding sequence ATGCACGATATTAGTCAGTACCAGGATTTTTTTATTCATTACTTAAAAAACCAAAGCATACGAAAAGAACCCAAAAATCTTTACGCACCTATTGAATACATTCTGGGCCTCGGCGGAAAACGAATTCGTCCCGTACTTACTTTGATGGCCGCTGAAGTTTTTAACACTCCATATACAACAGCACTTCCGGCTGCAATGGCGGTAGAAGTTTTTCATAATTTCTCGCTTGTACATGACGATATTATGGATGATGCGCCTCTGAGAAGAGGGCAGGAAACCGTTCATGAAAAATGGGATCTCAACACCGGAATTTTGTCCGGTGATGCAATGCTTATCCTTGCGTATCAGTACTTTGAGCAATACGAACCGATTGTTTTCAGAAACCTGGCAAAACTATTCAGCAAAACAGCTCTTGAGGTTTGCGAAGGACAGCAATGGGACGTTGACTTTGAAAAAAGAAACGATGTTACAATTCCGGAATACCTGAAAATGATCGAATATAAAACAGCTGTTCTGGTTGCTGCTGCTATGAAAATGGGAGCCATCGTAGCCAAAACATCTGAAAAAGAAGGGGATTTAATCTATGATTTCGGATTGAATTTAGGTCTGGCTTTCCAGCTTCAGGATGATTATCTGGATGCTTTTGGAGATCCGGAAACTTTCGGAAAACAAGTTGGGGGAGACATTATCGAAAACAAAAAAACGTATTTATACCTCAAAGCAAGAGAATTTTCTTCTCCTGAAAAAACAGCTGAATTAGAAGAATTATTTGGTCAGCAATTAGAAGACAATACTCATAAAATTGAAACCGTTAAGGCTATTTTCAATGAATCCGGTGCTTCAAAAGCCACTCAGGACGCCATTGAAATGTATACTCTTAAAGCTTTTGAAACGCTTGACAGAATGGAGCTTACTTCCGAAAAAAGAAACATCCTGCGTACTTTCGGGGAGAATTTGATGGGAAGAAGAGTTTAG
- a CDS encoding TetR/AcrR family transcriptional regulator produces MKEKIIAKASELFLKLGFKSVTMDDIAGEMCISKKTIYKYFCNKEVLIEESTSLVHKQVHEIIDTIVAKNYNSIHENFEIREMFRDMFKNNTDTSPIYQLKKHYPEIYQNILSQEIDLCSHWFRKNIEKGIREGLYREDLNVDVYVKFYYTLIFHINETTVSESEAQKIELEALEYHTRAMATEKGIVELEKQLKKIKV; encoded by the coding sequence ATGAAAGAGAAAATTATAGCAAAAGCAAGTGAGCTGTTTTTAAAACTTGGATTTAAAAGTGTCACAATGGATGATATTGCAGGTGAAATGTGTATTTCGAAAAAAACGATTTACAAGTATTTCTGTAATAAAGAGGTCCTGATTGAGGAAAGTACATCGTTGGTTCATAAACAGGTACACGAAATAATTGACACTATTGTAGCGAAAAATTACAATTCTATTCATGAAAATTTTGAAATCAGAGAAATGTTCAGAGACATGTTTAAAAACAATACCGATACTTCGCCCATTTATCAGCTAAAAAAACATTATCCGGAGATTTATCAAAACATATTGAGTCAGGAAATTGATTTGTGCAGTCACTGGTTCAGAAAGAATATTGAAAAAGGAATTCGGGAAGGGCTTTATCGCGAAGATCTGAATGTAGACGTTTATGTGAAATTTTATTATACCTTAATTTTTCACATTAATGAAACTACCGTTTCGGAAAGCGAAGCTCAAAAAATAGAACTGGAGGCACTGGAATACCACACCAGAGCTATGGCGACAGAAAAAGGAATAGTAGAATTGGAAAAACAGCTTAAGAAAATCAAAGTATAA
- a CDS encoding YceI family protein yields MKTTWTLDSSQSDVLIKMRHSIIAYMGGTTNKFGGYVNIEDNEVEDASVEFSLDINNKIDNFQQIDTYLQLQDLFDVNEHPIISFKSTSFQKVNNNINFFKGDLTIKDVTKVVELDAEFIGVNTYNGEKKVAFEIKGDIKRQDFGLDYNSFSHNGGLALGKDIKLIANLEFSI; encoded by the coding sequence ATGAAAACAACATGGACCTTAGATTCTAGCCAATCAGATGTTTTGATTAAAATGAGACATTCGATTATTGCTTACATGGGAGGAACTACAAATAAATTTGGTGGTTATGTGAATATTGAAGACAATGAAGTAGAAGACGCATCGGTTGAGTTTTCGCTTGACATTAACAACAAGATTGATAATTTTCAGCAAATCGATACTTATTTACAACTGCAGGATTTGTTTGATGTAAACGAACATCCGATTATTAGTTTCAAATCGACTTCGTTTCAAAAAGTAAACAACAATATTAATTTTTTCAAGGGTGACTTAACGATTAAAGATGTTACCAAAGTGGTAGAACTTGATGCTGAATTTATAGGGGTTAATACTTATAATGGTGAGAAGAAAGTTGCTTTTGAAATCAAAGGTGACATTAAGCGTCAGGATTTTGGTTTAGATTATAACTCGTTCAGTCATAATGGAGGTTTGGCTTTAGGGAAAGACATTAAGCTTATTGCAAATTTAGAGTTTAGCATATAA
- a CDS encoding trehalase family glycosidase has translation MKFKLHISQTIEKLLAQEDTDGDKKITIDDHGPKRFLLNDEEGNSTVIEGTYQLSNLLQELALAKKENVEFAEISLDQIVENPVKRISGKIKNLYWKGLTRTIDANGVKKILEDNKIENAISYLYVPFGDEIVFDYFKKLEAVTPKLKVVQMPRHITPEYVMSLNQKPGILALALQIKNNEISGVPFVVPGGRFNEMYGWDSYFIAKGLLIDDKIELALGIAENFKYQIDHYGKILNANRSYYLTRTQPPLYTSLIRDVLEKSNPDIFWIERHLKTAIKEYQTVWMEEGKRLTANGLNRYKAEGIGLPFEVEEGHFDDILEQYAPKYNLSTREFEKKYLEREVVDAELDKYFIHDRSMRESGHDTTNRLVEICANLNTVAINSLLYKYETDIAFLIRKYFKNEFQYFEDQSFSGEYWLAKAASRKEKINQLCWNSEYGCYLDYNFVNEEQHFFEAATTFYPLWAKISTPEQADILVKKTLPKFKMKGGIAGSTKESIAGVDENAPVRQWDYPFGWAPHQMLLWEGLLHYNFNEEAQEMVYRWLWLITRNAVDYNGTIPEKFDLSISSHKIFAEYGNVGTEFDFIPEEGFGWMNASYQYGLTILEEDLKQKLSELVDPDELF, from the coding sequence ATGAAATTTAAACTACATATATCCCAAACTATCGAAAAACTATTGGCTCAGGAAGATACTGACGGCGATAAAAAAATAACGATTGATGATCATGGTCCGAAGCGATTTTTACTGAATGACGAAGAAGGAAATTCAACCGTTATTGAAGGTACTTATCAGCTTTCAAACTTGTTGCAGGAATTGGCTTTGGCCAAAAAAGAAAATGTGGAATTTGCTGAAATTAGTCTCGATCAAATTGTAGAGAATCCTGTAAAAAGAATCTCCGGAAAAATAAAAAACCTGTACTGGAAAGGTCTGACCCGTACGATCGATGCCAATGGGGTGAAAAAAATACTGGAAGATAATAAAATAGAAAATGCGATTTCGTATTTGTATGTGCCTTTTGGAGATGAAATCGTTTTTGATTATTTCAAAAAACTGGAAGCCGTAACGCCAAAGTTAAAAGTGGTACAAATGCCAAGACACATTACACCTGAATATGTCATGTCGCTCAATCAAAAACCGGGCATACTGGCTTTGGCACTTCAAATTAAAAACAATGAAATTTCAGGAGTTCCCTTTGTGGTTCCTGGCGGAAGATTTAATGAAATGTACGGCTGGGACAGCTATTTTATTGCCAAAGGACTTTTAATAGATGATAAAATAGAACTGGCTTTGGGAATTGCAGAGAATTTTAAATACCAGATAGATCATTACGGAAAAATACTAAATGCCAATCGGAGTTATTATTTAACCCGCACGCAGCCTCCGCTTTATACGTCCCTGATCAGAGATGTTCTGGAAAAATCGAATCCGGATATTTTTTGGATTGAAAGACATTTAAAAACTGCGATAAAAGAATATCAGACGGTTTGGATGGAAGAAGGCAAAAGACTTACCGCTAATGGATTGAATCGTTATAAAGCAGAAGGAATTGGACTTCCGTTTGAAGTAGAAGAAGGGCATTTTGATGATATTCTGGAACAATATGCGCCAAAATACAATTTGTCGACCCGCGAGTTCGAAAAAAAATATCTGGAAAGAGAAGTGGTCGATGCTGAACTGGATAAGTATTTTATTCACGACCGAAGCATGCGAGAAAGCGGTCATGATACGACCAACAGGCTGGTTGAAATTTGTGCCAATTTAAATACCGTTGCGATCAATAGTCTGCTTTATAAATACGAAACCGATATTGCTTTTTTGATTCGGAAGTATTTTAAAAACGAATTTCAATATTTTGAGGATCAGTCTTTTTCAGGCGAATATTGGCTTGCGAAAGCAGCTTCGAGAAAAGAAAAAATCAATCAATTGTGCTGGAATTCGGAGTATGGATGTTATCTGGATTATAATTTTGTAAATGAAGAGCAGCATTTTTTTGAGGCTGCCACTACTTTTTATCCGCTTTGGGCCAAAATCAGTACACCCGAACAGGCAGATATTTTGGTGAAAAAGACCCTGCCGAAGTTTAAAATGAAAGGCGGAATTGCAGGAAGTACCAAAGAATCGATTGCAGGGGTAGACGAAAACGCACCTGTACGTCAATGGGATTATCCGTTTGGATGGGCACCGCATCAAATGCTTTTGTGGGAAGGCCTGCTGCATTATAATTTTAATGAAGAAGCACAGGAAATGGTGTACCGCTGGCTTTGGCTGATTACCAGAAATGCGGTGGATTATAACGGAACCATTCCCGAAAAGTTTGATTTATCGATCAGTTCGCATAAAATCTTTGCAGAATACGGAAACGTCGGAACCGAATTTGATTTCATCCCCGAAGAAGGTTTTGGATGGATGAACGCTTCGTACCAATATGGTTTAACCATTTTAGAAGAAGATTTAAAACAGAAATTATCAGAGTTGGTTGATCCGGATGAACTTTTTTAA
- a CDS encoding LacI family DNA-binding transcriptional regulator has protein sequence MNDTKLIDIASALGISVTTVSKALKGYTDISKSTRARVIEMAESMNYMPNSVAVNLRTNETKTIGVIIPATVHHFFSSVLNGILEEAEKRGYLVIILQSNEKYELEKKQLALLLQKRVDGVLMSLSNETDDFTHINDAIRKNTPVVLFDKIAKRVDCSKVVINDAKAAFDAVSYLIKKGYKKIAHFRGSYVPQNSIDRFLGYKRALEAHGIEYDSKLVYVCDNNTDFEDGYENAQKIMTEHPDIDAIFAITDLVAIGIIKYFNEAGIKTPEQVAVFGFSNWFMSTVISPKLTTIDQPGFEMGHQAVSLLIDEIADLKEHRPVTHQIIELPTRIIERESTVK, from the coding sequence ATGAATGACACCAAATTAATAGATATAGCCTCGGCATTGGGAATTTCGGTTACCACAGTTTCAAAGGCATTAAAAGGCTATACCGATATTAGTAAGTCTACACGTGCCCGCGTGATCGAAATGGCCGAGAGCATGAACTACATGCCTAACTCGGTTGCAGTAAACCTGAGAACCAACGAAACCAAAACAATAGGTGTCATCATTCCGGCTACCGTGCATCATTTTTTCTCCAGTGTTTTAAATGGTATTCTTGAAGAAGCCGAAAAAAGAGGCTATCTCGTCATTATATTACAGTCGAACGAAAAATACGAACTCGAGAAAAAACAGCTTGCTTTGCTGCTTCAAAAACGTGTTGACGGGGTTTTGATGTCGCTCTCTAACGAAACGGATGATTTTACTCATATTAATGATGCCATCCGCAAAAACACGCCGGTGGTTTTGTTTGATAAAATTGCCAAAAGAGTCGATTGTTCCAAAGTGGTTATCAATGATGCTAAAGCGGCGTTCGATGCCGTTTCCTATCTTATTAAGAAAGGATACAAAAAGATCGCACATTTTAGAGGTTCCTATGTTCCGCAAAACTCCATCGATCGGTTCTTAGGATACAAAAGGGCTTTGGAAGCGCACGGCATAGAATACGATTCAAAACTGGTTTATGTGTGTGACAACAATACCGATTTTGAAGACGGCTACGAAAATGCTCAAAAAATAATGACGGAACACCCGGACATAGACGCGATTTTTGCCATCACTGACTTAGTAGCCATCGGAATCATCAAATATTTTAATGAGGCAGGAATCAAAACACCGGAGCAGGTAGCGGTTTTTGGTTTTAGCAACTGGTTTATGAGTACGGTTATATCGCCTAAATTAACGACAATTGACCAGCCTGGCTTTGAAATGGGACATCAGGCCGTTTCGCTTTTAATCGATGAAATTGCCGATCTGAAAGAGCATCGACCGGTGACCCATCAAATTATTGAACTTCCTACAAGAATCATTGAAAGAGAATCGACTGTTAAATGA
- a CDS encoding TonB-dependent receptor, protein MKQQQSYLSILLLILCLISVPNHLFAQNKNTVSGKVLDDSGQTIPGANVSLKGTDKNTITDENGRFVFSDIPAGDYTIVATNVGYKTFGKPITIKEGESLEVNLLLEGESQSLKEVVVTGSSSPRSKLESSVAITTMGAKAIEDRAPSSTAALLQTIPGFVVEASGGEIGNNLFARGIPSAGAYEYVQIQEDGLPVFEDGALQFANADTFYRLDETVSKMEAVRGGSASIFANNAPGGIINFISKTGQNDFQGRAKLSTSDYGMFRTDLNLSGALIQDKLFFNVGGFYRADNGVRNTGFTANKGGQIKGNITYKFDDNDYLRINFKHLDDRNAFYLPIPLKSNNGKIEGIPGFNPNYGTLTSVNFSRLNVPQYGGGTFTADLEDGSHPIINSIGAEFKKKISDKVTFKNAFKQTNINLNYNAIFPNGGPWTQDAYATGVQNTTASNLTYSYVDNGATLDPNALIMRADLWHIEKKMNNFANNFSFAFDLDPVKLTAGYYYSNWKSNQYWNWNSYLVGVSDNPRLLNVKDNTTGVNHTWNGVERITWLERDAQTKGVLNDVYADAEIKATDKLTFNAGLRYNKDKYSGYRDNARFFAENLGVLDNNTADDKVTTVKGNPYTYWRYDVSEWSYTAAGNYKFNDNMASYVRYSHGFRSPIEESFYDNAADLSKLENTEVNQFELGYKYSNSFFNVNANLFHMNLKNVAFTDILSDGSSENKFADVNNIGLEVETNARYKMVKMNFTFTVQKPEYDNFTGTNADGSTFNFNGNTARRIPKFFCNLRPEVDITKALNAYVQFSYYDKKFTNQDNKQVLPAYKEVGAGLNYTYNNLRFAVDASNLFNEIGLTEGDPRQTTSAASDVFMARPILGRAFRFSVAINF, encoded by the coding sequence ATGAAACAGCAACAATCTTATTTAAGCATATTATTACTGATATTGTGCTTAATTTCTGTTCCAAACCATTTGTTTGCACAAAATAAAAATACCGTTTCCGGAAAGGTGCTTGATGATAGCGGACAAACTATCCCGGGAGCCAATGTTTCGCTTAAAGGAACTGATAAAAATACGATTACAGATGAAAACGGAAGATTTGTATTTTCCGATATTCCTGCAGGAGATTATACCATTGTAGCCACTAATGTGGGATATAAAACTTTCGGGAAGCCAATCACCATAAAAGAAGGAGAATCTCTGGAGGTTAATTTACTTCTGGAAGGAGAATCGCAAAGTTTAAAAGAAGTGGTAGTAACAGGGTCTTCAAGTCCGAGATCGAAATTAGAATCCAGTGTGGCCATTACCACAATGGGAGCTAAAGCAATTGAAGACAGAGCGCCGTCAAGTACAGCCGCTTTATTGCAGACAATTCCGGGATTTGTGGTGGAAGCTTCGGGAGGGGAAATTGGGAACAACCTTTTTGCCAGAGGAATTCCGTCTGCAGGAGCTTATGAGTATGTACAGATTCAGGAAGACGGATTGCCGGTTTTTGAAGATGGAGCTTTACAGTTTGCAAATGCCGATACTTTTTACAGATTAGACGAAACGGTGAGTAAAATGGAAGCGGTTCGTGGAGGTTCGGCCTCTATTTTTGCCAATAATGCTCCGGGAGGAATCATTAATTTTATTTCTAAAACAGGGCAGAATGATTTTCAGGGAAGAGCTAAACTCTCGACTTCGGATTATGGAATGTTCAGAACTGATCTGAATTTATCAGGGGCTTTAATTCAGGATAAATTATTCTTTAACGTTGGAGGTTTTTACAGAGCTGATAATGGGGTAAGAAATACTGGTTTTACCGCTAATAAAGGAGGACAGATCAAAGGAAATATTACCTATAAATTTGATGACAACGATTATTTGAGAATTAACTTCAAACATCTGGACGACAGAAATGCGTTCTACTTACCGATTCCGTTAAAAAGTAATAATGGTAAAATCGAAGGAATTCCGGGCTTTAATCCAAATTATGGAACATTGACTTCAGTAAATTTCAGTCGTTTGAATGTGCCTCAATATGGAGGAGGAACTTTTACAGCAGATTTAGAAGACGGATCTCATCCGATCATCAACTCGATTGGTGCTGAATTTAAGAAGAAGATATCGGACAAGGTGACGTTCAAGAATGCTTTTAAACAGACGAATATCAATTTGAATTACAATGCTATTTTTCCAAATGGAGGTCCGTGGACACAAGATGCTTATGCAACAGGAGTTCAGAATACAACAGCCAGTAACCTGACGTATTCTTATGTGGATAACGGAGCAACTCTTGATCCGAATGCTTTAATCATGAGAGCAGATCTTTGGCACATCGAGAAAAAGATGAACAATTTTGCGAATAATTTCTCTTTTGCGTTTGATTTAGACCCTGTAAAACTGACTGCTGGTTACTATTATTCCAACTGGAAATCGAATCAGTACTGGAACTGGAATTCGTATTTAGTGGGAGTTTCAGACAATCCGAGACTTTTAAATGTAAAAGACAATACTACGGGAGTAAATCATACCTGGAATGGAGTAGAGAGAATTACATGGCTGGAAAGAGACGCGCAAACTAAAGGAGTTTTGAATGATGTTTATGCTGATGCCGAAATTAAAGCGACAGACAAGCTGACTTTCAATGCCGGTTTACGATACAACAAAGACAAGTATTCGGGTTACAGAGACAATGCGAGATTTTTTGCAGAGAATTTAGGAGTTTTAGACAACAATACAGCCGATGATAAGGTAACAACGGTAAAAGGAAATCCATACACCTACTGGAGATATGATGTGAGTGAATGGTCCTATACCGCTGCCGGAAACTACAAATTCAATGATAATATGGCTTCGTATGTGCGTTACAGCCACGGTTTCAGATCGCCTATTGAAGAGTCTTTTTATGATAATGCAGCCGATTTGAGCAAGCTGGAAAACACAGAAGTAAATCAGTTTGAGCTGGGGTATAAATATTCTAATTCTTTCTTCAATGTGAATGCGAACTTATTTCATATGAATTTGAAAAATGTTGCCTTTACTGATATTTTATCGGATGGATCCTCTGAGAATAAATTCGCCGACGTAAACAATATTGGTCTTGAGGTAGAAACCAATGCCAGATATAAAATGGTAAAAATGAACTTTACTTTCACCGTTCAAAAACCGGAGTACGATAATTTTACTGGCACCAATGCTGACGGATCTACTTTTAATTTTAACGGAAATACAGCCAGAAGAATTCCTAAGTTTTTCTGTAACTTAAGACCGGAAGTTGATATTACGAAAGCGCTTAATGCTTATGTGCAGTTCTCTTATTACGATAAAAAATTCACGAATCAGGACAACAAGCAGGTTTTGCCGGCTTATAAAGAAGTGGGGGCAGGATTAAATTATACCTATAATAATCTTCGTTTTGCAGTTGATGCTTCTAACCTGTTCAATGAAATTGGTTTAACCGAAGGTGATCCAAGACAGACTACTTCTGCAGCCAGTGATGTTTTTATGGCTAGACCAATTTTAGGACGTGCCTTTAGATTTTCGGTGGCGATTAATTTTTAG